Below is a genomic region from Candidatus Thermoplasmatota archaeon.
CTCCTCAGTCATCTTCCAGATTACGCTATCCCGGTTTATACCGGCATTACATACTAAAATATCTAATCTGCCAAACTCTTCTAAAACCTTTTTAACTACTTTTTCAGCGTCTATAGTACTTGCAACATCAGCTCTTACTGCTAGAGCCTTTCTTCCTAAATTTGTAATCTCTTTAACTATCTCGTTTGCCTCGGTATCATGTTTTTGATAGTTAATCGCTACATTTACGCCCTCTTTTGCTAGAGCGATAGCGATTGCAGCTCCTATGCCCATACTACCGCCTGTAACTATAGCAGATTTATCTTTTAACTCCATAATTACGAAAATGCTGCTGTGCTTATATGAATTTTTCTGTCTAACTCATAGAGCGCTTTCTCCTTTTATCAGAATATTCGTCTAAAAACGGTTGGTAATTTCTCAGCAAGTTATAAATATCATTAGATCTATGAAGCACTTGGAAGTGACAGTGATTGAAGTTGCAAATCAAGGTGAGACTTTTACAGCCGTTTAAAGATATTGCCGGCGTTGGTGAGTTAATAGTAGAAACTGATAGAAGAACTATAAAATCGGTATTACTCGCAGTCGCGAAAACTTATCCAAAACTAAAATCAGAATTTTTCGATGAAAAAGGCATGATCAAAGATTATCTTAATATAATGATAAATGAAAGATTAGTACTCTCAGGTGCGAGGACTATAAAACTCAAGGCTAATGACGAACTAGCAATTTTTATGGCTGTAGGCGGCGGTTAAAGACAGAACTAAAGACTGAGCTTTGGAAAACTTTTAACACTTATAACTATCAAGTTCATCGAAAACATCTGATATGAACTTTTTTCCGCGCTCTGTTCTGCACCTATATCTAATGCCGCTGATAGTTTCTGAGTGCGTAGAATCATCCTTTATGTCTATAATGGTCGACTTAACTACGCACATAGCTGGATTGCAATTCATCTCTTCTTTGAACACTTCTGCGTTGCATCTTATGGAAATGTTGAGATCGTCTTTTTCGCAGAGGTTTATCATAATCTTTGGGTTGCGCCTGATATTTATAACACCTTGATGATTTCTATTCATTGCCAGCAATAGCGTCTTTTTGTTTACAGCTGTTATTAAGTGAACAGGAGTTGTGTTTGGGTAGCCATTTTCAGAAATCGTTGCTACTATTACAGTACTCTCTCGTGCATTGAGCTGTTTGATCGCCTCTTCACTGAGTTCTTCTCCGAGTATCTTAGACATAATGCCTAAAAAGTTTTTTGTGATATTAAATGTTTCAACCGATACTGTTGTAGCTTTCGAGCTTAGAAGTGCCGGTGATAGATTTTTTTCAGCAACGCTGAGGGTAAGAGAGTTCTGGAATAAATTTGCAGATAATGTGCAACAGTAGATGAGGCGTTTGCTGGGTTTAGAAATTATAAGAAAATTATAAACGCATCAAAAAATATACCAATCACAAATGCTCACTAGAAAATTGGGCGTTATAGAGCTTACTAAGGAGAAGATAAAGATAGAAGATATACCTTTAAGTTTACGAAAAAGATATCTTGGTGGTAGAGGGTTGAATGTCTGGTATCTTTATAAGTATTTAAAGCGTGGTGTTGATGCTCTCTCTCCTGATAATATTTTGGTTATAGGCGCTGGTTTCCTTACAGGTACTCTAGCACCGTCATCTAGCAGATTTAACGTATCTGCTAAATCGCCGGAAACAGGATTTTTAGGTGATAGCAATTGCGGCGGATATTTTGGGGCAGAGCTGAGGTACAGTGGCTTCGATACGCTCATTCTGAGGGGCAGAGCTAAAAAGCCGAGCTATATATTTGTTAACGACGGCGAAATTGAGCTTAGAGATGCGAGTGGCTATTGGGGTATGGATACAATTGAAGTTCAAAGAGCTATAAAAGCAGATTTAGGCGATTGCGAAGTCGTTACCTGCGGTGTCGCTGGAGAAAAACTGGTGAGATTTGCAAATATTAGAACAGGTATGAAAAACTCAGGCGGTAGATGTGGCTTAGGCGCAGTAATGGGCTCTAAGAACGTCAAAGCTGTTGTTGCAAGTGGAAGCATTGGTATTAAGTTAGCAGCGCCTGATAAGATGCTAGAAAAAGTCCTTGAACTTAAAGAGTATTTGCTCAATTCTAAGATAATACAGTTGCTTGGTAGGTTGGGCACGCCGTTGCTCTATGAATATAGCAACATTATTGGCGCAATAAGAACGAAGAACAGCCAGTTAAATGCATGGTCAACTTCGTTAAATGCCGAGCAGTTTGAGAAAATGGCTGAAAAAATGGTTGCCTGCTCCTCATGCATGGTGCACTGCAGGCACAGGAACAAGCTTGGCGGCGAGGGCCCTGAGTACACAGCAGTTGGGCTACTTGGCGCAAATCTAGGTATTGAAAAGCCTGAGGAAGTAATTGAACTCAGTAATATATGCAACAAGTTAGGACTTGATATTTCGTCTACCGGTACTATATTGGCATGGGCGTTTGAACTATATGAAAAAGGAATCATTGATAAAAAAATCACTCATGAAAAGCTTGAATTTGGAAATTTTGAGCTTATCAAATCCATGCTCTATAAAATCTCTATGCGCAATGGTTTCGGCAATATTCTTGCGGAGAGTACAAATGCTACTAAATACTTCGGCTCACGCTCTAAAGATTATTTGATTGCAGTTAAAAACTTACCTCAAAGCGATCCCCATGATGTAAGGTATATAAAAGCGTTTGCGTTAGGTATTGCTACTGCATCAAGAGGGGCTGATCATTTAAGAAGCAGGCCTACTCTGGAAATATTTTTTAAATTGCCCCATAGAGTTAAGGAGAGAATTTACGGCAGAAATATTTCTCCGGAGCCAACTTCGTTTAAAGGTAAGGAAAAAGCTGTGTTCTTTTCTGAAAATATCTATGCAGTCATAGATTCTCTGGGCTTGTGCAAATTTATATGCCATGGGTTTAACAGTCCTCATTTATTGGGCTACGAGCATTTTAAAGACCTGATATACTATTCCTCTGGATTGAGATTTACTAAAAGAGAGCTTGTTACTGTTGGTAAAAGAGTGATTGATATCGAAAGATTGATTAACGCGAGGGAAGGTATAACACGGGAGGATGATACTCTGCCGAGACGCTATTTTGAAGAGCAAATGAAGTTAGGAGTGGCAAAAGGTCATAGAATAGATAGGAAAGAATTCGAACTTGCCTTGACTAAATATTATAAGCTACGTGGCTGGACTGAAAATGGAACTGTGCCTAGGAAAAGGGCTGAAGAGTTAATAAAATTATGAAATATCTCTACGCTTATCCGGAAAGATGTACTGGCTGTAAGGAGTGCGCTATTGCCTGCTCACTAAAAAAATTCGGTGAGTGCAATCCTAAGAAATCTGCTATATCTATTGTAAGGGACGAGTTTGAGCGCTACGAATTTCCAATAGTATGTCTTCAATGCGATGAGGCAATGTGCATGACTATATGCCCGCAGAATGCTATTTATAAGGAGAAAAATATAATTAAAATAAACAAAGATAAGTGCACTAGGTGCAGACTTTGCGTTGCAATGTGTCCTTACTCTGCAATTACAGTTTTAGGTGATGAAATAATACAATGCGACTTGTGTGATGGAGAACCAACCTGCGTCAAATTCTGCCCTACAAATGCAATAGAATATTTGGAAGAGACTGCAGAGCTGGCGAAGAGAAGAAAAGAGTTAGTGAAGAAATTAAGCTTGAAGTAAGCGTTTGGGGCGAACTAATATCAAAACCTGCGTTGAGGAAAAGAAAAGCTGTAGAGAAAATAATGAGATTAGCGGCTCGAGGAGGTATAGAAGTATTTACATCAGGGTATATCCTAGATGAAATTGAAGAAGCGCCAAGAGCTATCAAAAAAAACGTTGCTTAAGCTCTTAGAAACCGTGCCCCATAGCGAGTTAGAAGAAACAGATGAAATTCTCTATCAATTACTACCCACCCCAGCTCATCTGCGGTCACTAAGCTAAGCAGCTCAGATTTCTCCTCAGCCATTTTGTTGCGAGTGCTTAGGTGTAAGTAAGTAGCGGGTATGCAAATTTTTCGTGCAAAAGCCGATTTTTTAATTTTGAACAGTCAGCACTTTTGTTTATCAAGCTTAGGATAAGCCCGGAATTTTTCAGCTCACCAATAGCTTGCATGCCTACTATTTTATTGTTTTTTAAGATAATTTTTTTTATTATTTTTCCCTGCCAAACCTTGATTTGTTCACATTTAGGCGCTTCAGAAGAAGTAAGACCAAGTGCTACAACTGGCGTATCAAAAACATTAACTACATTCACAGAGGCCAAGCCTTCATAAATCTTGGGAATACCTACGAGATTATACCCCGCGATTTTACCCTGCTCAATTGCATTAGGCCATGTTGCATTAATTTTTCTTTTTCTAGTAAGCAAGTCGACCCCCTCGGCAACGTCGCCAGCTGCATAAATATTTTTAATATTTGTTCTAAGCTTCTTATCAACAATTATACCAATATTTGTTTTAATGCTTGTACCCCTAACAAGCTCGATATTTGGCTTTACACCAGTGCTCACCACTACTAAGTCACAGTTAATTTTTTTATTTCTGAGGAGCACTCCCCCAACTTTTTTGT
It encodes:
- a CDS encoding 4Fe-4S dicluster domain-containing protein → MKYLYAYPERCTGCKECAIACSLKKFGECNPKKSAISIVRDEFERYEFPIVCLQCDEAMCMTICPQNAIYKEKNIIKINKDKCTRCRLCVAMCPYSAITVLGDEIIQCDLCDGEPTCVKFCPTNAIEYLEETAELAKRRKELVKKLSLK
- a CDS encoding SDR family NAD(P)-dependent oxidoreductase; translation: MELKDKSAIVTGGSMGIGAAIAIALAKEGVNVAINYQKHDTEANEIVKEITNLGRKALAVRADVASTIDAEKVVKKVLEEFGRLDILVCNAGINRDSVIWKMTEE
- a CDS encoding MoaD/ThiS family protein, whose protein sequence is MRLLQPFKDIAGVGELIVETDRRTIKSVLLAVAKTYPKLKSEFFDEKGMIKDYLNIMINERLVLSGARTIKLKANDELAIFMAVGGG
- a CDS encoding pyridoxamine 5'-phosphate oxidase family protein, which encodes MSKILGEELSEEAIKQLNARESTVIVATISENGYPNTTPVHLITAVNKKTLLLAMNRNHQGVINIRRNPKIMINLCEKDDLNISIRCNAEVFKEEMNCNPAMCVVKSTIIDIKDDSTHSETISGIRYRCRTERGKKFISDVFDELDSYKC
- a CDS encoding aldehyde ferredoxin oxidoreductase family protein, which gives rise to MLTRKLGVIELTKEKIKIEDIPLSLRKRYLGGRGLNVWYLYKYLKRGVDALSPDNILVIGAGFLTGTLAPSSSRFNVSAKSPETGFLGDSNCGGYFGAELRYSGFDTLILRGRAKKPSYIFVNDGEIELRDASGYWGMDTIEVQRAIKADLGDCEVVTCGVAGEKLVRFANIRTGMKNSGGRCGLGAVMGSKNVKAVVASGSIGIKLAAPDKMLEKVLELKEYLLNSKIIQLLGRLGTPLLYEYSNIIGAIRTKNSQLNAWSTSLNAEQFEKMAEKMVACSSCMVHCRHRNKLGGEGPEYTAVGLLGANLGIEKPEEVIELSNICNKLGLDISSTGTILAWAFELYEKGIIDKKITHEKLEFGNFELIKSMLYKISMRNGFGNILAESTNATKYFGSRSKDYLIAVKNLPQSDPHDVRYIKAFALGIATASRGADHLRSRPTLEIFFKLPHRVKERIYGRNISPEPTSFKGKEKAVFFSENIYAVIDSLGLCKFICHGFNSPHLLGYEHFKDLIYYSSGLRFTKRELVTVGKRVIDIERLINAREGITREDDTLPRRYFEEQMKLGVAKGHRIDRKEFELALTKYYKLRGWTENGTVPRKRAEELIKL